From Microcystis aeruginosa NIES-2549, a single genomic window includes:
- a CDS encoding RNA recognition motif domain-containing protein, translated as MSIYVGNLPFEVDQEDVVEVFTEYGEIKRVHFPMDRETKRKRGFAFVEMETPEQEAKAIAALDGAQWMGRELKVNQAREKEPRSSFAGGDRNRDRRY; from the coding sequence ATGTCAATTTATGTTGGTAATCTCCCCTTCGAGGTTGACCAAGAAGACGTAGTTGAGGTTTTTACCGAATATGGTGAAATCAAGCGCGTTCACTTTCCCATGGATCGGGAAACGAAAAGAAAACGCGGGTTCGCTTTCGTGGAAATGGAAACCCCAGAGCAAGAAGCGAAGGCTATTGCCGCTCTTGACGGCGCTCAATGGATGGGACGAGAATTAAAAGTCAATCAAGCTCGTGAAAAAGAACCCAGATCTTCTTTCGCTGGTGGTGATCGCAATCGAGATCGTCGCTACTAA
- the pheS gene encoding phenylalanine--tRNA ligase subunit alpha → MSLSPHPIETALKTLAGKAENSIEQTTTLEDLEQLRVNYLGKKGELSQILREMGKLSPEERPRLGAIANEVKESVQSLLESQRESLQNAQIKAKLAAETLDVTLPALSRPLGRIHPLNSTVDRMIDIFVGLGYSIATGPQVETDYYNFEALNIPADHPARDMQDTFFLRDGRLLRTHTSPVQIRYMESHEPPIRIVAPGRVYRRDTVDATHSAVFHQVELLAVDRGLTFTDLKGTIKEFLKQMFGADLPVKFRASYFPFTEPSAEVDVQWKGKWLEVMGCGMVDPNVLKAVGYDPQIYTGFAAGFGVERFAMVLHEIDDIRRCYNSDIRFLRQF, encoded by the coding sequence ATGAGTTTATCCCCCCATCCGATCGAAACTGCCCTAAAAACCCTGGCAGGGAAAGCGGAAAATTCCATCGAACAAACAACAACCCTAGAAGACTTAGAACAGCTAAGGGTGAATTATCTCGGTAAGAAAGGAGAATTATCGCAGATTTTACGCGAAATGGGCAAATTAAGCCCCGAAGAGAGACCGCGATTAGGTGCGATCGCTAATGAGGTAAAAGAATCAGTACAATCGCTGCTGGAATCCCAGCGAGAAAGTCTCCAGAATGCCCAAATTAAGGCGAAATTAGCGGCGGAAACCCTCGATGTCACCCTGCCTGCTCTTAGCCGTCCTTTAGGGCGAATTCACCCCTTAAATAGCACAGTTGATCGCATGATCGATATTTTCGTCGGTCTGGGTTACAGCATCGCCACCGGGCCGCAGGTAGAAACCGATTATTATAATTTTGAGGCTTTAAATATCCCTGCTGACCATCCGGCCCGGGATATGCAGGATACTTTTTTCTTGAGGGATGGTCGTTTATTGCGGACCCATACCTCCCCGGTGCAGATTCGCTACATGGAAAGTCACGAACCCCCGATTCGGATTGTGGCCCCGGGCCGGGTTTATCGTCGCGATACCGTGGATGCAACCCATTCTGCGGTTTTCCATCAAGTGGAATTATTAGCGGTGGACCGGGGATTAACCTTTACGGATTTGAAAGGAACAATTAAAGAATTTCTTAAGCAAATGTTTGGGGCCGATTTACCGGTTAAATTCCGCGCTTCCTACTTCCCTTTTACCGAACCCTCGGCCGAGGTAGATGTACAGTGGAAAGGCAAATGGTTGGAGGTGATGGGCTGTGGTATGGTGGATCCCAATGTCTTAAAAGCAGTCGGTTATGACCCCCAAATCTATACGGGTTTTGCTGCCGGTTTTGGTGTGGAAAGATTTGCTATGGTATTACATGAGATAGACGATATTC